One genomic window of Cellulophaga sp. Hel_I_12 includes the following:
- a CDS encoding calcium/sodium antiporter yields MQDLLYIVLGLTLLIFGGSWLLKAAVALSLRLNIPKIVIGMTVVSFATSAPELIVSVKAALDGFPDLALGNVVGSNIANLGLVLGITLLLGTINVKKSFYTTDWPVMMLASLLFFGFIYFDQELQQHEGIIMVVLLFAFLVYLLRFQTPAVEDEQPEDDVLLPNYKTFLFLVLGGTALWGGSEFLIGGAVGLASYYGVTERVIAVTVVSIGTSIPELAASVIAVIKKEKAISLGNLIGSNIFNLLAVLGITSIITPIKVMDQGLLTNDIFWMLGLSFLVLPLVFIPKGLRLGWRDGIVLVACYLIFVYFTIQ; encoded by the coding sequence ATGCAAGACTTATTATATATTGTTTTAGGTTTAACCTTGCTTATTTTTGGCGGTAGTTGGTTGCTAAAGGCGGCGGTAGCTTTATCACTGAGGCTGAACATCCCAAAAATTGTAATTGGGATGACGGTAGTTTCTTTTGCTACCTCCGCACCAGAATTAATTGTGAGTGTTAAAGCGGCACTTGATGGTTTTCCGGATTTGGCTTTAGGAAATGTAGTTGGTTCTAATATTGCAAATCTCGGATTGGTATTAGGCATTACCTTACTTTTAGGTACTATTAATGTTAAAAAGAGTTTTTACACGACAGATTGGCCAGTGATGATGCTAGCGTCTTTATTGTTTTTTGGTTTTATATATTTTGACCAGGAGCTGCAGCAACATGAAGGCATAATTATGGTGGTATTACTTTTTGCATTTTTGGTGTACTTGTTGCGATTTCAAACTCCAGCCGTGGAAGATGAGCAACCCGAAGATGATGTATTATTACCCAATTATAAAACCTTTTTATTTTTAGTTTTAGGGGGTACGGCACTCTGGGGAGGTTCGGAATTTTTAATTGGTGGAGCCGTTGGCTTGGCAAGTTATTATGGTGTTACCGAACGTGTTATTGCAGTCACCGTGGTTTCTATAGGTACAAGTATTCCTGAGTTGGCAGCATCTGTAATTGCCGTTATCAAGAAAGAAAAAGCTATTTCCTTGGGGAATCTTATTGGTTCAAACATTTTTAATTTGTTGGCAGTCTTAGGGATTACCTCAATAATAACACCCATTAAGGTTATGGACCAAGGTTTGTTGACAAATGATATATTTTGGATGCTAGGCTTATCGTTTTTAGTGTTGCCCTTGGTTTTTATTCCCAAAGGGCTTCGATTAGGGTGGCGCGATGGTATAGTTCTTGTAGCTTGTTATTTAATTTTTGTTTACTTTACCATTCAATAA
- a CDS encoding glutamine synthetase beta-grasp domain-containing protein: MAKIKLEYIWLDGYKPTQNMRSKTKVEEHEDFKGTIEELNNWSFDGSSTKQAIGGSSDCVLKPVAIYPDPTRINGWLVMTEVMNPDGTPHVSNGRAAIDDENDDFWFGFEQEYFIMDTKTELPLGFPRGGYPKPQGMYYCSVGGLNTHGRELVEEHADLCIEAGLNFEGINQEVACGQWEFQLFAKGAKKAGDEIWIARYLLDRLTEKYDWYIEYHPKPLGDTDWNGSGMHANFSNTTLRTCGSKETYEKICEAFRPVVKEHIAIYGEFNDQRLTGKHETASIHDFSYGVSDRGASIRIPIYTVSHGWKGYLEDRRPASNADPYKIAARIIKTVKSAKV; this comes from the coding sequence ATGGCAAAAATTAAATTAGAATACATTTGGTTAGATGGGTACAAGCCCACACAAAACATGCGAAGTAAGACCAAGGTCGAAGAGCATGAAGATTTCAAAGGGACTATTGAAGAATTAAATAATTGGTCTTTTGATGGCTCATCTACCAAGCAAGCTATTGGAGGGTCATCTGATTGTGTGTTAAAGCCAGTTGCTATTTACCCTGATCCAACGAGAATAAACGGGTGGTTGGTCATGACCGAAGTTATGAATCCTGATGGAACCCCACATGTATCGAACGGTAGAGCAGCTATTGATGATGAAAATGACGATTTCTGGTTTGGTTTTGAGCAAGAATATTTTATCATGGATACGAAAACAGAATTGCCTTTAGGATTCCCAAGAGGAGGTTACCCAAAACCACAAGGTATGTACTATTGTTCTGTAGGTGGTCTTAATACGCACGGAAGAGAATTGGTAGAAGAGCATGCGGATTTATGTATCGAAGCAGGATTAAACTTCGAAGGAATTAATCAAGAAGTTGCTTGTGGGCAATGGGAGTTTCAATTATTTGCCAAAGGCGCTAAAAAAGCTGGTGATGAAATTTGGATCGCCAGATATTTACTAGATCGATTAACGGAGAAATATGATTGGTATATTGAATACCACCCGAAACCACTGGGGGATACCGATTGGAATGGTTCAGGTATGCATGCCAATTTCTCAAACACAACACTTAGAACTTGTGGTTCCAAAGAAACGTATGAGAAAATATGTGAAGCTTTCCGTCCTGTTGTCAAAGAGCATATCGCTATTTACGGTGAATTTAACGATCAACGTTTAACCGGTAAACACGAAACGGCTTCAATTCATGACTTCTCTTACGGAGTATCAGATCGTGGAGCTTCTATTCGAATTCCTATTTATACGGTTTCTCATGGTTGGAAAGGCTATTTGGAAGACCGTCGTCCGGCTTCTAATGCTGATCCCTATAAAATTGCAGCTAGAATTATCAAAACGGTAAAATCTGCTAAGGTTTAA